The following proteins are encoded in a genomic region of Corylus avellana chromosome ca4, CavTom2PMs-1.0:
- the LOC132178505 gene encoding oligopeptide transporter 4-like produces the protein MGALDIQTPPPTADPEKHIPTADEDVDEEELSPVEEVRLTVANTDDPSLPIWTFRMWFLGLFSCALLSFLNQFFAYRTEPLIITQITVQVASLPVGRFMASVLPETKFRVPGFGSRTFSLNPGPFNMKEHVLISIFANAGSAFGSGSAYAVGIVTIIKAFYHRKISFLAGWLLITTTQVLGYGWAGLLRKYVVEPAHMWWPGTLVQVSLFRALHEREKEQRMSRAKFFLIALICSFSWYLFPGYLFTTLTNISWVCWVFSKSVTAQQIGSGMRGLGVGAVTLDWAAVSSFLFSPLISPFFSIVNIFAGYILILYIAIPTAYWGFDLYNASRFPIFSSHLFTAVGQKYNISAIVNDKFELDQVTYTDQGRIHLSMFFALTYGFGFATIASTLTHVLLFYGREIYERYHASYRGKEDIHTKLMRRYKDIPSWWFYLLLVVTLAVSFVLCIFLNDQIQMPWWGLLFAGAMAFTFTLPISIITATTNQTPGLNIITEYAMGLIYPGRPIANVCFKTYGYMSMAQAVSFLSDFKLGHYMKIPPRSMFLVQFIGTILAATVNLAVAVWLLDSIKNICQDDLLPSDSPWTCPGDRVFFDASVIWGLVGPKRIFGTLGNYAAMNWFFLGGAIGPVIVWLLHKTFPGQSWIPLINLPVLLGATGMMPPATPLNYNAWIIVGTFFNFYIFRYRKQWWQRYNYVLSAALDAGVAFMGVLLYFSLGLENKNVSWWGTDGEHCPLATCPTAKGIVVDGCPVT, from the exons ATGGGAGCACTCGATATACAAACACCGCCCCCCACTGCCGACCCAGAAAAACACATCCCCACGGCCGACGAAGATGTCGACGAAGAGGAACTCTCACCCGTCGAGGAAGTCCGGCTAACCGTGGCCAACACCGACGACCCAAGCCTCCCCATATGGACCTTCAGGATGTGGTTCTTGGGGTTATTCTCCTGCGCCCTCCTCTCCTTCCTCAACCAGTTCTTCGCCTACCGGACGGAGCCTCTaatcataacccaaatcaccgTCCAGGTGGCCAGTCTCCCCGTCGGCCGCTTCATGGCCTCCGTTCTCCCGGAGACCAAGTTCCGGGTACCCGGGTTCGGTTCCCGGACTTTCTCGCTCAATCCGGGTCCGTTCAACATGAAGGAGCACGTGCTCATTTCCATCTTCGCTAATGCCGGGAGTGCATTCGGATCGGGGTCGGCATATGCTGTTGGTATCGTTACCATAATCAAAGCCTTCTACCACCGGAAAATCTCGTTTCTAGCCGGTTGGCTTCTTATCACCACTACGCAG GTATTAGGATACGGTTGGGCTGGGCTATTGAGGAAGTACGTGGTGGAACCGGCGCATATGTGGTGGCCGGGCACTCTTGTTCAGGTTTCATTGTTCCG GGCTTTGCATGAACGGGAAAAGGAGCAGCGAATGTCAAGGGCAAAGTTCTTCCTAATTGCACTGATTTGCAGCTTCTCATGGTACCTGTTTCCTGGGTACCTGTTCACAACACTAACAAACATATCATGGGTGTGCTGGGTATTCTCCAAATCAGTCACAGCTCAGCAGATCGGCTCCGGCATGAGAGGCCTTGGAGTGGGAGCTGTGACACTTGACTGGGCTGCTGTTTCATCTTTCTTGTTCAGCCCCCTCATCAGCCCTTTCTTCTCCATTGTCAACATTTTTGCAGGCTACATATTGATACTCTACATTGCAATCCCTACAGCATACTGGGGGTTTGACTTGTACAATGCAAGTAGATTTCCTATTTTCTCTTCACACTTGTTTACAGCAGTAGGACAAAAATACAACATATCAGCCATTGTAAATGACAAGTTTGAACTCGATCAAGTGACATATACTGACCAAGGACGGATTCACTTGAGCATGTTTTTCGCTCTCACTTATGGATTTGGATTCGCCACAATCGCATCTACCCTCACCCATGTGTTACTCTTCTATGgcag GGAAATTTATGAGCGGTATCATGCTTCGTATCGGGGTAAGGAGGATATTCATACCAAATTGATGAGGAGGTACAAGGACATACCTTCCTGGTGGTTCTACTTGTTGCTTGTTGTGACACTTGCAGTTTCCTTTGTACTCTGCATATTTTTAAATGATCAGATCCAGATGCCATGGTGGGGGCTCCTCTTTGCCGGAGCCATGGCCTTCACCTTCACTCTTCCAATCAGCATCATAACTGCGACAACAAACCAG ACACCGGGGCTAAACATTATCACGGAGTACGCAATGGGTCTAATATACCCAGGAAGACCAATAGCCAATGTGTGCTTCAAAACCTATGGCTATATGAGCATGGCTCAGGCTGTCTCCTTCCTCAGTGACTTCAAGCTAGGACATTACATGAAGATTCCTCCAAGATCAATGTTTTTAGTTCAG TTCATAGGAACAATTCTGGCTGCAACTGTCAACCTCGCAGTGGCAGTGTGGTTGCTCGACTCTATTAAGAACATATGCCAGGATGATCTCCTTCCCTCGGACAGTCCCTGGACATGTCCCGGGGACCGGGTCTTCTTTGATGCATCTGTAATTTGGGGTCTGGTAGGACCGAAACGGATATTTGGAACTCTGGGAAACTATGCAGCGATGAATTGGTTCTTCCTTGGAGGTGCAATAGGGCCAGTTATTGTTTGGCTGCTTCATAAGACATTCCCTGGGCAATCATGGATTCCCTTGATTAACCTTCCAGTCCTCCTCGGAGCAACAGGAATGATGCCACCAGCAACACCCTTGAACTACAATGCCTGGATTATAGTTGgaacatttttcaatttctaCATCTTCCGCTACCGAAAGCAATGGTGGCAGAGGTACAATTATGTTCTTTCAGCAGCACTGGATGCTGGGGTGGCTTTCATGGGTGTGCTATTGTACTTTTCACTGGgcttggaaaacaaaaatgtgtCCTGGTGGGGTACTGACGGTGAACATTGTCCATTAGCAACATGTCCAACAGCCAAGGGCATAGTGGTTGATGGTTGTCCAGTGACCTAA